DNA sequence from the Oncorhynchus gorbuscha isolate QuinsamMale2020 ecotype Even-year unplaced genomic scaffold, OgorEven_v1.0 Un_scaffold_4402, whole genome shotgun sequence genome:
TACTTCCGGGTCCACATGGTCCCTTCCTTGTTGTTTCTCTAAACTTAACGAAACAGTGGATAATTCATTGATTCTCCGAACATTGACCAGAGATATTATTAGTGATGTATCATCAACCGGTACTGAAGAACCGACGGACTCTTCTGGAACGAGCTGAAAAATTCATATCTGAGATTTATTTCACCGACTGCAACCTTAGGGGAAGGTAAATGTTATTTCTTAGCTAGCGGTCAAGTGCAATAAAATGCATGCCCATTACCCACTCAATATGCCCAGCTAAGTAGCAATGTTTTGTTGGGCAGATGGAAGTTCTATTTATTGTGCAAAATGTTTGAATTGTCCGCGGGTGAAGAGAGAAACTGCTCCTTGTAATAGCTATTGTTTTCTGGGTAATGAATCCCCCTTCTGGATCTGGTTACGAGACACTGACAGCACTTTATGTGGCGATCTGAGTCATATAAAAACACGTTTCTTACGACATGACTTGTTTCCAGACTATATGGAGACGCCTGTCCCCTGGAGTCCATCTCCTCGTCTCTGTCACAGCAACGGATCCCTTTCCAAGAGGCTGTCAAACTGAACTTTGAGCCCTATCAAGTTGGTGATACCTTTGGACCTACGTAAGGACTGGAATATTTAGTAGCTCTCTTCGACCATCATGTTTGGTTAAATaccatgaatgagtgagtgaatgagtgagtgagtgagtgagtgagtgagtgagtgagtgaatgagtgagtgagtgagtgagtgagtgagtgagtgagtgagtgagtgagtgagtgaatgagtgagtgagtgaatgagtgggtgaatgagtgagtgagtgagtgaatgagtgagtgagtgaatgagtgagtgaatgggtgagtgagtgaatgagtgaatgagtgagtgaatgagtgagtgaatgagtgagtgagtgagtgaatgagtgagtgggtgagtgaatgagtgagtgagtgaggaaatgagtgagtgagtgggtgaatgagtgagtgaatgagtgagtgagtgagtgaatgagtgagtgagtgagtgaatgagtgagtgagtgggtgaatgagtgagtgggtgagtgaatgagtgagtgagtgagtgaatgagtgagtgagtgagtgggtgaatgagtgaatgagtgagtgagtgagtgagtgagtgaatgagtgagtgagtgaattaaTTAACAAATGAATGAATGAGTAACTGAGTGAGTGAATTAGTGGAGTGAGTTGGTGAATGAGCGTGCAAAAGAACGAACAAACCAGAGAACCAACAAACTAGTATGAGTAATGTTTTATTACAGATGGTGGACATGCTGGTTTAAAGTATCTCTGAGGATCCCAGACTCCTGGAGAGGGAAGCAGGTCCATCTGAGctgggagagtgatggagaggccATGGTCTGGAGGGATGAGCAACCTGTACAGGTTCAACATTATATACACCCACATGAGCCttacctcatccaccataccactacagtacctcaaccaccacaccactacagtacctcatccaccataccactacagtacctcatccaccataccactacagtacctcatccaccataccaccacagtacctcatccaccataacaccacagtacctcaaccaccacacctcatccaccataacactacagtacctcatccaccacACCTCATCCTGAGctgggagagtgatggagaggccATGGTCTGGAGGGATGAGCAACCTGTACAGGTTCAACATTATATACACCCACATGAGCCttacctcatccaccataccactacagtacctcatccaccataccattacagtacctcaaccaccatacctcatccaccataacactacagtacctcatccaccataacactacagtacctcatccaccatacatcatccaccataacactacagtacctcaaccaccatacctcatccaccataccactacagtacctcacccaccataacactacagtacctcaaccaccataccactacagtacctcaaccaccataccactacagtacctcatccaccatacctcatccaccataacactacagtacctcaaccaccataccactacagtaccttaaccaccataccactacagtacctcatccaccataacactacagtacctcaaccaccacaccactacagtacctcaaccaccacaccactacagtacctcatccaccataccactacagtacctcaaccaccataccactacagtacctcaaccaccataccactacagtacctcatccaccgtaacactacagtacctcatccaccataccactacagtacctcaaccaccataccactacagtacctcaaccaccataccactacagtacctcaaccaccataccactacagtacctcaaccaccataacactacagtacctcaaccaccataccactacagtacctcaaccaccataacactacagtacctcatccaccatacctcatccaccataacaccacaatacctcatccaccatacctCAACCACCATACCGCTACAGTACCTCAACcaccataacactacagtacctcatcccTCATCTCATCCACCATAACACCACAatacctcatccaccatacctcatccaccataacactacagtacctcaaccaccataccactacagtacctcatccaccatacctcatccaccataacactacagtacctcatccaccataacactacagtacctcatccaccataacactacagtacctcatccaccataccactacagtacctcatccaccatacctcatccaccataacactacagtacctcatccaccataacactacagtacctcatccaccatacatcatccaccataacactacagtacctcatccaccataacactacagtacctcatccaccatacctcatccaccataacactacagtacctcattcaccatacctcatccaccataacactacagtacctcaaccaccatacctcaaccaccataccactacagtacctcatccaccgTAACACCACAatacctcatccaccataacactacagtacctcatccaccataacactacagtacctcatccaccataccactacagtacttcaaccaccataccactacagtacctcatccaccatacctcatccaccataacactacagtacctcaaccaccataccactacagtacctcaaccaccatacctcatccaccataacactacagtacctcaacca
Encoded proteins:
- the LOC124028539 gene encoding alpha-mannosidase 2C1-like, whose amino-acid sequence is MYHQPVLKNRRTLLERAEKFISEIYFTDCNLRGRLYGDACPLESISSSLSQQRIPFQEAVKLNFEPYQVGDTFGPTWWTCWFKVSLRIPDSWRGKQVHLSWESDGEAMVWRDEQPVQGLTKEGEKTSYILTECLKDDDPH